In the genome of Pediococcus claussenii ATCC BAA-344, one region contains:
- the citD gene encoding citrate lyase acyl carrier protein, translated as MEIKQTAIAGTLESSDIQIMLSKGTAGITIELESAVEKQFGDEIRKVITSVLESFGVENVNVKAVDKGALDCVIKARTIAATQRALDTVEEPAWEVL; from the coding sequence ATGGAAATTAAACAAACCGCAATTGCGGGAACACTGGAATCGTCAGATATTCAAATCATGTTAAGCAAGGGAACAGCGGGAATCACGATTGAGTTAGAGTCTGCTGTTGAGAAACAATTTGGAGACGAAATACGTAAGGTAATTACTTCTGTCTTAGAATCGTTTGGGGTTGAAAATGTGAATGTAAAAGCAGTTGATAAGGGTGCCTTGGATTGTGTTATTAAAGCGCGTACCATAGCTGCTACTCAACGCGCACTTGATACGGTTGAAGAACCTGCATGGGAGGTGCTATAA
- a CDS encoding AEC family transporter produces the protein MSVFLTSIQSVLAIVIMIGVGYFGQAKGWFDKKVSSALSKLIMQIALPASIFGAMLKFFNPSKLATLSQGLIYSILSILIGYVVAWLYVRVTKVPRGRRGLMMTAINGANTVFIGMPLNIALFGQISVPYLLVYYIVNTVIIWTLGVWVIANDDPTTTDGSKATFDWHHLIPTPLWGFIIALPFIYFAPLKDILNHATFATTALTDIGALVTPLSLIYIGIMLRSFGILNMKFDSSVIATLVGRFVVSPILMALLIMIGMKSGLQINSIFHQTLIIQAATPSLAVLPILAETYHGDVKFATNIVVSTSVLFIIVVPIIMVLQNL, from the coding sequence ATGAGTGTATTTCTTACATCAATTCAAAGTGTCCTAGCAATTGTAATTATGATCGGAGTCGGCTATTTTGGTCAGGCTAAGGGCTGGTTCGATAAAAAAGTATCTAGTGCTTTATCAAAACTGATTATGCAAATCGCTTTACCCGCTTCAATTTTTGGTGCCATGTTAAAATTCTTTAATCCAAGCAAGTTGGCGACACTTTCGCAAGGACTTATTTACTCAATTCTTTCAATTTTGATTGGCTATGTAGTGGCTTGGCTTTACGTACGAGTAACAAAGGTTCCACGTGGTCGCCGTGGACTAATGATGACGGCTATCAACGGAGCAAATACGGTGTTTATTGGAATGCCCTTAAATATTGCTTTGTTTGGACAAATTTCAGTTCCTTATTTATTGGTTTACTACATTGTTAACACGGTTATTATTTGGACTCTCGGTGTATGGGTAATTGCTAATGATGATCCAACAACGACAGACGGTTCCAAGGCGACATTTGACTGGCATCATTTGATTCCAACTCCACTTTGGGGATTTATCATAGCATTGCCATTCATCTACTTTGCACCATTAAAAGATATTTTGAACCATGCTACTTTTGCAACAACTGCTTTAACGGATATTGGTGCATTAGTTACACCATTATCGCTGATTTATATCGGAATCATGCTTAGGTCATTTGGTATCTTAAACATGAAATTTGATAGTAGTGTGATTGCAACCTTGGTTGGACGTTTCGTTGTTTCACCAATTTTAATGGCATTATTGATTATGATCGGTATGAAATCAGGATTGCAAATCAACAGTATTTTCCATCAAACTTTGATAATTCAGGCGGCAACACCATCACTTGCAGTGCTTCCAATTTTAGCTGAAACTTATCATGGGGATGTTAAATTTGCGACAAACATTGTTGTATCAACTTCTGTGTTATTCATTATTGTTGTTCCAATTATTATGGTTCTCCAAAATCTCTAA
- a CDS encoding NADP-dependent malic enzyme translates to MDQDNEVFELHKKHTGVLSIEPEMQVSNKKELGEAYTPGVAGIAKDIEAHAELKDELTLSGKLVAVVTDGSAVLGLGNIGPAGGLPIVEGKSLLYKELSGVDALPMAVDQVETDEFVRTIKNISTSFAGIHLEDIAAPRCFEIEDKLSASLDIPVYHDDQEGTAIVVLAGLLNAAKVVGKDVKDLKIVMNGLGASGVATAKLLYDFGIHNLTLVDIHGVIRSDSSEYNSYQKELAQKIGLNVKGQSLDDVIDGQDVFVGLSDANVLSGEQVKRMADDPIIFALANPLPEIDPKVAADAGAKVIATGSSQYPNQVNNILAFPGLFRGLLKSGIKKVDFSLEIIVANALAGMITKPTAEKIIPGVFDSGVADTVTSAIINSTK, encoded by the coding sequence ATGGATCAGGATAATGAAGTTTTTGAACTGCATAAAAAGCATACTGGGGTCTTAAGTATTGAACCAGAAATGCAAGTTAGTAATAAAAAGGAATTAGGCGAAGCTTATACACCTGGAGTTGCGGGAATTGCCAAAGATATTGAAGCGCATGCGGAGTTAAAAGATGAATTAACTCTAAGCGGGAAGCTTGTCGCGGTAGTAACGGATGGTTCAGCAGTTTTGGGTCTTGGAAATATTGGACCAGCTGGTGGACTCCCAATTGTTGAGGGAAAGTCACTTCTATATAAGGAATTATCAGGGGTAGATGCCCTTCCAATGGCAGTTGATCAAGTTGAAACAGATGAATTTGTGAGAACCATTAAAAATATTTCAACATCATTTGCAGGGATTCATTTGGAAGATATTGCCGCACCAAGATGCTTTGAAATCGAAGACAAATTGAGTGCCAGTCTTGATATTCCGGTGTATCACGATGACCAAGAAGGAACGGCAATTGTCGTTTTGGCGGGACTACTCAATGCAGCAAAAGTTGTTGGTAAAGATGTTAAAGATTTAAAAATTGTTATGAATGGATTGGGCGCATCAGGAGTGGCAACGGCAAAATTACTTTATGATTTTGGAATTCATAATTTAACCTTAGTCGATATTCATGGCGTTATTCGAAGCGATTCAAGTGAATATAATTCATATCAAAAAGAATTAGCACAAAAAATAGGGTTGAATGTCAAAGGACAAAGCCTTGATGATGTGATTGACGGTCAGGATGTCTTCGTTGGACTTTCAGACGCCAACGTTTTGTCTGGCGAACAGGTTAAGAGAATGGCAGACGATCCAATTATTTTTGCCCTAGCTAACCCCCTCCCAGAAATTGATCCAAAGGTGGCAGCAGATGCTGGTGCAAAAGTGATTGCAACAGGTTCAAGCCAATATCCAAACCAGGTTAATAATATTTTGGCATTTCCGGGATTGTTCAGAGGACTACTTAAGAGTGGTATTAAGAAGGTTGATTTTAGTTTAGAAATAATCGTTGCAAATGCTTTGGCAGGAATGATTACAAAACCAACAGCAGAAAAGATTATTCCAGGAGTTTTTGATTCAGGGGTCGCAGATACAGTTACCAGTGCAATTATTAATAGTACAAAATAA
- the citE gene encoding citrate (pro-3S)-lyase subunit beta, which yields MANDTERLRRTMMFVPGNNPAMLKDAGIYGADSIMFDLEDAVSITEKDAARDLVYEALQTVDYGNAELVVRINGLDTPFYQNDIKAMVKAKIDVIRLPKTESAEMIQQLEALVADAEREFNVEPGSIKLMAAIESAKGVINAVEIAAASSRMIGIALSAEDYTTDMKTHRYPDGAELEFARNMVLHAARAAGIAAFDTVFTNMDDTDGFYRETEHIHQLGFDGKSLVNPRQIEMVNKVYQPTEDEVENALNVIAAIEEAKVKGSGVISMNGQMVDRPVVLRAQRVMMLAKATNLVNEDGEYIEK from the coding sequence ATGGCAAATGACACGGAACGTTTAAGAAGAACGATGATGTTTGTTCCAGGAAATAATCCAGCAATGCTTAAAGATGCTGGCATTTATGGTGCTGACTCGATTATGTTCGATTTGGAAGATGCCGTTTCAATTACTGAAAAAGATGCGGCACGTGACCTAGTTTATGAAGCTTTACAGACGGTTGATTACGGTAACGCAGAGTTAGTTGTTCGAATTAACGGATTGGACACTCCATTTTATCAAAATGACATTAAGGCAATGGTAAAAGCGAAAATTGATGTAATCAGACTTCCAAAGACTGAATCTGCGGAAATGATCCAACAACTTGAAGCGTTGGTAGCTGATGCTGAAAGAGAGTTTAACGTTGAACCTGGTTCAATTAAATTGATGGCAGCGATCGAAAGTGCCAAAGGTGTAATTAACGCGGTTGAAATTGCTGCGGCCTCTTCAAGAATGATTGGAATCGCTCTTTCTGCTGAAGATTATACAACTGACATGAAAACGCATCGTTATCCTGACGGCGCAGAGCTTGAATTTGCTCGAAACATGGTTCTGCATGCGGCACGTGCGGCAGGAATTGCAGCCTTTGATACGGTATTTACTAACATGGACGATACGGATGGCTTCTATCGTGAGACTGAACACATCCATCAGTTAGGATTTGATGGTAAATCGTTGGTTAATCCCCGTCAAATCGAAATGGTTAACAAAGTCTATCAACCAACTGAAGACGAAGTTGAAAATGCACTTAATGTTATTGCAGCAATCGAAGAGGCCAAAGTTAAGGGATCAGGCGTAATTTCAATGAATGGTCAAATGGTTGATCGCCCGGTTGTTTTGAGAGCACAACGTGTGATGATGTTGGCAAAAGCCACAAATTTGGTGAATGAGGATGGTGAATACATTGAAAAATAA
- a CDS encoding sugar-binding transcriptional regulator: protein MDNLTNAEQLAQIAQDYYLSKITIGELTEKYGVSRYLISKYLEQALEEGIVTIQINSPVSRNFQLEAQFSELFNIDHVYILKNQDNPTNDGSNIITYAAQQIQALVIHSKIVGISWGGTMFNLIDHFHTDAKPDITFTQYMGENMKYNSLAGSTRMVEHAANKLGANYLTIPAPLYVVNKSVREGLKKEPALSAALHAATNMDLIFCGLGTLASVNSIEAWKNSREQIFPGVKPSEVAGMLFGRPYDIKGNFLIPTEDTTFGVPLSDILKTPRRFGVLKSRFKTDAALGALRGNMLTDIVLDESIAHRILSANKES from the coding sequence ATGGATAACTTAACAAACGCCGAGCAACTCGCCCAGATTGCTCAAGATTACTATTTATCAAAAATAACAATTGGCGAACTGACCGAAAAATATGGTGTGAGTCGCTATCTTATTAGTAAGTATTTGGAACAGGCTCTTGAAGAAGGAATTGTCACAATTCAGATCAACTCACCTGTTTCTCGTAACTTTCAATTAGAAGCTCAATTTTCAGAATTGTTTAACATTGACCACGTTTATATTTTAAAAAATCAGGATAATCCCACCAATGACGGATCTAACATCATTACCTACGCTGCTCAACAGATTCAAGCTTTAGTTATTCACTCTAAAATTGTTGGCATCTCTTGGGGTGGTACTATGTTTAATCTGATTGACCATTTTCACACCGATGCCAAACCTGACATAACTTTTACCCAGTATATGGGAGAAAACATGAAGTACAATTCGCTAGCTGGCTCAACTCGTATGGTTGAACATGCGGCTAACAAACTGGGAGCTAACTATTTAACAATTCCCGCTCCTCTTTATGTCGTCAATAAATCCGTTCGTGAGGGATTAAAAAAAGAGCCTGCACTTTCTGCCGCTCTTCACGCTGCTACAAACATGGATTTAATTTTTTGTGGATTAGGAACCCTAGCCTCTGTTAATTCAATTGAGGCATGGAAAAATTCAAGAGAACAAATCTTTCCTGGTGTAAAACCTAGTGAAGTCGCCGGCATGCTATTTGGTCGCCCATATGATATCAAGGGAAACTTTCTGATTCCAACCGAAGACACTACGTTTGGTGTTCCTTTATCAGATATTCTTAAAACACCCCGTCGTTTCGGAGTTTTAAAAAGTCGCTTTAAAACAGACGCAGCCTTAGGCGCACTCCGTGGAAACATGTTAACTGACATCGTGTTAGATGAAAGCATAGCACACCGCATTTTATCAGCAAATAAAGAATCTTAA
- the citC gene encoding [citrate (pro-3S)-lyase] ligase encodes MCLINNEIVTLNLKNSIVKRRWESFLTSTGEFNFSDKEVTVIDETIGIYDGNKLVATGSIAGNVLKYIAVCNKYTTQGAYFNLIVSELIARLFQKKITHYFVFTKEQYSASFQHVGFKELASSEMGAILEGGDRNIEEYVSSITRIPNQDQKKVAAIVMNANPFTNGHQQLVKVASEANDLVYVFVVSNDVSLFTSTERFELVKRGTDQFENVVVVPGKEYMVSYATFPAYFIPTPDTAIKYQTTLDARIFKNQIAPKLNIQKRYLGTEPLSHTTGIYNDTLKRELPPEIQVDEIDRFKDSDGTIITATQVRKAIAKNEITSIRGFVPETTYQFIENNLEELQSKIAKGMRINGN; translated from the coding sequence GTGTGCCTTATTAATAACGAAATTGTGACACTTAATTTGAAAAATTCAATTGTAAAAAGAAGGTGGGAATCCTTTCTAACATCTACAGGAGAATTTAATTTTAGTGATAAAGAAGTCACAGTAATCGATGAAACAATCGGTATTTATGATGGTAATAAATTAGTTGCAACAGGATCGATTGCTGGCAATGTTTTGAAGTATATTGCGGTTTGCAATAAGTATACGACGCAAGGAGCCTACTTTAATTTAATCGTTTCGGAATTAATTGCCCGCCTATTTCAGAAAAAGATCACGCATTATTTTGTGTTTACAAAAGAACAATATTCAGCAAGTTTCCAACATGTTGGTTTTAAAGAATTAGCAAGTTCTGAGATGGGTGCCATTCTGGAAGGTGGTGATAGGAATATTGAGGAGTATGTTTCAAGTATTACTCGAATTCCAAATCAGGACCAGAAAAAAGTGGCGGCAATTGTAATGAATGCCAATCCTTTCACCAATGGACATCAGCAATTGGTAAAAGTGGCTTCGGAAGCTAACGATTTGGTGTATGTATTTGTTGTCAGTAATGATGTTTCGCTATTCACTAGCACGGAGCGTTTTGAACTGGTGAAACGAGGAACAGATCAGTTTGAAAATGTTGTAGTGGTTCCCGGCAAGGAATATATGGTGAGTTATGCAACATTTCCAGCATATTTTATCCCTACACCAGATACAGCAATAAAATATCAAACAACACTTGATGCTCGAATTTTTAAAAATCAGATTGCACCTAAGTTAAATATCCAAAAAAGGTATCTTGGTACAGAACCACTTTCACATACAACGGGAATATATAACGACACGTTAAAACGAGAGCTCCCGCCTGAGATACAGGTTGATGAAATTGATCGTTTTAAAGATAGCGACGGAACAATTATTACAGCTACGCAGGTCAGAAAAGCAATTGCTAAAAATGAAATCACTAGTATCAGGGGATTCGTTCCAGAAACAACGTATCAGTTTATTGAAAACAACTTAGAGGAGCTACAATCAAAGATTGCGAAAGGAATGAGAATTAATGGAAATTAA